A portion of the Lolium rigidum isolate FL_2022 chromosome 1, APGP_CSIRO_Lrig_0.1, whole genome shotgun sequence genome contains these proteins:
- the LOC124683010 gene encoding malonyl-CoA:anthocyanidin 5-O-glucoside-6''-O-malonyltransferase-like: MPTAKIVEVGRVSPPREDLVLRLSALDAQWLTIPLIQRVLLFDDGAGGQLPPFESLVSSLRSSLAATLARFPPLAGRIVFMPSTGDAAIDCSAADSEGGGVRFVVAEMEGADARKLAGDTDHDVDAFKALVPELAVEALPAEVLAVQVTRLKGGVAVGVAMHHAVVDGRSVWRFLEAWASACRGDDAGGAPTFDRAAVALPGGEELARSTLRKYAPDLPLELNILATPRLAGSHDVSPGPNLPRRTFIVTAQHIHRLKQRISDLTTSPPSAQTAPSSFVAIAALTWVSFVRSKHPDAISADDDVYLFFFCDCRGRCGIDPPVGDNYFGTCISGCLAKATARDLLAVDGVATAAAAVQGEVRRAAEDPLASWDWMDNLSWLPLDRFVNVSGSARFPAYEAANFGWGAPTRTELVTMNNGGQLVLVAAKEGGGAVQASVCMEPDRMDAFNSHFLNSLVD; this comes from the exons CGTCAGCCCGCCGCGCGAGGACCTGGTACTCAGGCTGTCCGCGCTGGACGCGCAGTGGCTCACGATCCCGCTCATCCAGCGCGTGCTCctcttcgacgacggcgccggcggccAGCTCCCGCCCTTCGAGTCCCTCGTCAGCTCCCTCCGCTCGTCCCTGGCGGCCACGCTCGCGAGGTTCCCCCCGCTGGCCGGGAGGATCGTCTTCATGCCGTCCACCGGCGACGCGGCCATCGACTGCTCCGCGGCCGACTCCGAGGGAGGCGGCGTGAGGTTCGTCGTCGCGGAGATGGAGGGCGCCGACGCGAGGAAGCTTGCCGGGGACACAGACCACGACGTGGACGCGTTCAAGGCGCTCGTCCCAGAGCTCGCGGTCGAGGCGCTCCCCGCGGAGGTGCTGGCCGTGCAGGTGACGCGGCTGAAGGGCGGGGTGGCGGTCGGCGTCGCGATGCACCACGCCGTGGTCGACGGCCGGTCGGTGTGGAGGTTCCTGGAGGCGTGGGCGTCGGCCTGCcgcggggacgacgctggcggggCGCCGACGTTCGACCGTGCGGCCGTCGCGCTCCCCGGCGGCGAGGAGCTCGCGAGGAGCACGCTGCGGAAGTACGCGCCCGATCTGCCACTG GAGCTTAACATTCTTGCCACTCCTCGCCTTGCAGGCTCCCATGATGTTTCCCCCGGCCCTAACCTTCCCCGTCGGACGTTCATCGTCACCGCACAGCACATCCACCGGCTGAAGCAACGCATCTCCGACCTCACAACCTCGCCTCCGTCAGCGCAGACCGCGCCGTCCAGCTTCGTGGCCATCGCGGCACTCACCTGGGTGTCCTTTGTCCGGTCCAAGCACCCGGACGCCATCTCCGCCGATGACGACGTctacctcttcttcttctgcgactGCCGTGGGCGGTGCGGCATCGACCCGCCGGTGGGCGACAACTACTTCGGGACGTGCATCAGCGGATGCCTCGCCAAGGCCACGGCGCGGGACCTCCTCGCGGTGGACGGTGTTgccacggcagcggcggcggtgcaGGGAGAGgtccggcgggcggcggaggacccGCTCGCCTCATGGGACTGGATGGACAATCTGTCCTGGCTGCCACTAGACCGGTTTGTCAATGTCTCAGGATCGGCGCGGTTCCCTGCGTACGAGGCGGCCAACTTTGGGTGGGGCGCGCCGACCAGGACGGAGCTAGTCACCATGAACAACGGCGGTCAGCTGGTGCTCGTCGCCGccaaggagggcggcggcgccgtgCAGGCGTCCGTGTGCATGGAACCGGATCGCATGGATGCGTTCAACTCGCACTTTCTGAATTCCTTAGTTGATTAA